The Arachis duranensis cultivar V14167 chromosome 2, aradu.V14167.gnm2.J7QH, whole genome shotgun sequence genome has a window encoding:
- the LOC107473495 gene encoding uncharacterized protein LOC107473495 isoform X2 — MNLKYAKAPEALTMTDRLHSEAYPQDVEEASAECNDMEFKNLGSTFKELGLCMMEVGLCLARICDKAIGSNELEQSLLESCAAKGRLIHYHSRLDSFLLKEVEKTGAAGERKAKNNKRDQGSCVMNVQKSLQGSSESNSIARDDHNSCGIHSNLWQQWHYDYGIFTVLTAPFFLWPSYSDPAKTEYVFADSCFDECPSPTGHSCLQIYDPNKKRIFMVKAPPDSFIIQVGESADIISKGKLRATLHAVHRPVKFNNLSRETFVVFLQPAWTKTLSTADYSHAKLMKEYNDDDEQVGEDRYKQLSCKFQKIVPPLSSRLKDGMTFAEFSRETTKQYYGGSGLQSNK; from the coding sequence ATGAATCTCAAATATGCCAAAGCTCCGGAAGCATTGACCATGACTGATCGATTACATTCCGAAGCGTATCCTCAAGATGTCGAGGAAGCATCTGCAGAATGTAATGATATGGAGTTTAAGAATCTAGGGAGTACTTTCAAAGAGTTAGGGCTTTGCATGATGGAGGTGGGACTTTGCCTTGCTCGAATATGTGACAAGGCTATCGGGAGCAATGAGTTGGAGCAGAGCCTCTTGGAATCCTGTGCAGCGAAGGGGCGGCTTATACATTACCATTCGCGTTTGGACAGCTTCCTCCTGAAAGAAGTTGAGAAGACCGGCGCGGCAGGTGAAAGAAAAGCTAAAAATAACAAGAGGGACCAGGGTAGCTGCGTTATGAATGTGCAGAAATCATTACAAGGATCATCAGAGTCGAATTCAATTGCTCGCGATGATCATAATTCATGTGGAATTCATTCAAATTTGTGGCAGCAGTGGCATTATGATTATGGTATATTCACTGTTCTGACAGCTCCTTTCTTTCTTTGGCCATCATATTCGGATCCAGCCAAAACAGAATATGTATTTGCTGATTCATGTTTTGATGAATGTCCATCGCCAACCGGGCATAGCTGCTTGCAAATTTATGATCCGAATAAGAAGAGGATCTTTATGGTGAAGGCCCCTCCTGACAGTTTCATTATTCAGGTCGGGGAATCTGCCGATATAATCTCTAAGGGGAAGCTTCGCGCAACCTTGCATGCCGTTCATAGGCCTGTGAAGTTTAACAATTTGAGCAGGGAAACTTTTGTTGTGTTTCTGCAGCCTGCATGGACCAAAACACTATCTACTGCAGATTATTCTCATGCAAAGTTGATGAAGGaatataatgatgatgatgaacagGTTGGGGAGGATAGATATAAACAACTGAGCTGCAAATTTCAGAAAATCGTCCCCCCACTTTCATCGAGGTTGAAGGATGGGATGACTTTTGCTGAGTTCTCGCGCGAAACAACAAAGCAGTAttatggtggtagtggtttgcaATCAAACAAATGA